The Penaeus chinensis breed Huanghai No. 1 chromosome 21, ASM1920278v2, whole genome shotgun sequence genome has a window encoding:
- the LOC125036307 gene encoding uncharacterized protein LOC125036307 isoform X2, with product MESFCLSNVRKVGVLLLLVSHVTSQDPWRPVSVLRSDSGQGRSDSEDTVTENLSCVSVNLESLMCRWEIPKIPVSNYTMYLYNWLHFWDVKQSCTCYEEWCNSCPGVCCHWKAPAYDFTAPELMIELSIASSARNETFNQSVIVLPGPAENLRINTTESYQELEVRWDTPKFLLNFKPGLFYSVDYRPKNASVFGSFDWMSVAGHYNDKRATVRLTSLHGWVDYEVRVRLRSGARPPPDADDDDDDDPWWRSVVSEAVTSQGAPEVAPAVGVGTFEVESDADSGRRAVALQWRPVPPLLHNGPGLEYRVLVRDQTNKTVKKLTETGTFVKIEDLDKDSSYRMEITAENRAGVGLETVAVRIPAAPPPAPLLPAVVYHAGTRHYELRWPAKENLTYTAYVCTDGLSFLSPCSSNLYWKNLGSASAANLTLGELNMTDSVTPDEVRFALSAETFAEDSSGMAWDSCVHPQQYNTQHSAPEIITDYDSTTNSVSLRWSANCAARGGVIEEVQAIWCEGHGSCDDAETPMKNESDVFSGVVVLEGLREGSEYAANLRLRYRGGLSGWSSPLLFSTKSLALPTWLIVIIVIVAIAVTVVVLVAGVYSRRKIKVIAQDAQRQIILPEGLGDSSAFQDPRRQDDDIRSRNSFTTAVMNNHDSIYDNVQYSEPLSAHVMCLDKEYFQTPFSGGRGLAQSNVDNETPPLISQPGDVMPVFPSDVTGDKTGNGEKGYGIFSEPDSGTVGISDSSITSWEAKSSPGYSVILSQNSELHSNKAVIPSTSMNEVRTPYSRVYSCPEEFANVKAGEKSLAGHVASPSADCGMQTSNNLTQNGGRQVQRTPSTGYTAFPLEGSGTDTSKNIRENVDRHIQETSAAQPSPGYVAILPQFSILNNGTSSTPSTPTNEVIAPYSSVYRNPEEFKNMEGHEKSLPGCAVSPSTRVNKDTQGLVSTGFGMQTSCELIKNEGGNKHDTYSKGYVPFPPNIFGTKTSNKLKEDVGQKVQRISSPGQVASPPAGFDKQTFPTDIRHYDAGAESKAQKEPVTKKAESDAETTGYVMMDFPFASKDTQDNKYQSGANSESPSSNKDKFDEASGPHHYVSRIDDRSKISSEEKTKTSGETPSVGYVAIDFPFTRFRNGQNSLNQIPDDNGHVEGTDASEPEKEISPCYPYDTSDACPPIPEDEINALCHKMSPPPPDIPVNVPQMTVHHASTVVTEPNSSLPTDENVGSAASSGYVRLDHIYSGKNREF from the exons ATGGAGTCCTTCTGCCTCAGTAATGTCCGGAAAGTCGGAGTCCTGCTCCTGCTGGTCTCGCACGTCACCTCGCAAGACCCATGGCGTCCTGTGTCAGTCCTGCGAAGTGACTCCGGTCAGGGAAGAAGTGACTCTGAAG ACACTGTCACAGAGAACCTGTCATGTGTATCAGTGAATCTTGAAAGCTTAATGTGTAGGTGGGAGATACCAAAGATTCCTGTCTCTAATTACACCATGTATCTATACAACTGGCTACATTTCTGGGATGTAAAACA AAGCTGCACGTGCTACGAGGAGTGGTGTAACTCTTGCCCCGGGGTGTGCTGTCACTGGAAAGCTCCAGCTTATGACTTCACTGCTCCTGAGCTTATGATTGAACTTTCAATCGCCAGCAGCGCCCGGAACGAAACGTTCAACCAGTCTGTAATCG TTCTCCCTGGTCCCGCCGAGAATCTAAGAATAAACACGACAGAGTCATACCAGGAGCTCGAAGTCAGATGGGATACGCCAAAATTCCTCCTCAATTTCAAGCCCGGGCTTTTCTATAGCGTGGACTACAGGCCTAAAAATGCCAGCGTTTTCGGGTCCTTTGACTGGATG AGTGTGGCGGGGCATTATAACGACAAAAGGGCGACGGTGAGGCTGACGTCGCTGCACGGCTGGGTGGACTACGAGGTGCGCGTGAGACTCCGCTCGGGGGCACGACCGCCGCCCGACgccgacgacgatgacgacgacgacccATGGTGGAGATCTGTGGTTTCCGAGGCCGTCACGTCGCAAGGAG CGCCCGAGGTTGCCCCAGCCGTGGGCGTGGGGACCTTCGAGGTTGAGAGCGACGCCGACTCCGGGCGGCGGGCGGTCGCGCTGCAGTGGCGCCCCGTGCCCCCGCTGCTGCACAATGGACCCGGCCTGGAGTACCGCGTCCTGGTCAGGGACCAAAC AAACAAGACGGTGAAAAAACTCACAGAAACCGGAACATTTGTCAAAATTGAAGACCTCGACAAAGATTCAAGTTACAG AATGGAAATCACCGCCGAGAACCGCGCCGGCGTCGGCCTCGAGACGGTGGCGGTGCGCATTCCCGCCGCCCCGCCTCCCGCCCCGCTCCTGCCGGCAGTCGTCTACCACGCAGGGACTCGCCACTACGAACTCAG GTGGCCGGCGAAGGAGAACCTCACCTACACGGCCTACGTCTGCACGGACGGCCtgtccttcctctcgccctgctCG AGCAACTTGTACTGGAAGAACTTGGGCTCAGCATCAGCGGCGAACCTCACTTTGGGGGAACTGAACATGACTGACTCCGTGACTCCTGACGAGGTTCGCTTCGCGCTGTCAGCAGAGACCTTCGCCGAGGACTCCAGCGGCATGGCCTGGGACAGCTGCGTTCATCCCCAGCAGTATAACACGCAACATTCTGCGCCCGAAATCATCACGGACTA CGACAGCACGACGAACAGCGTGAGTCTGCGCTGGAGTGCGAACTGCGCTGCTCGAGGGGGGGTGATCGAGGAGGTGCAGGCGATCTGGTGCGAAGGCCACGGCAGCTGCGATGACGCTG AAACCCCCATGAAGAACGAGAGCGACGTGTTTTCGGGCGTCGTGGTGCTGGAGGGCCTTCGCGAGGGCTCGGAGTACGCGGCGAACCTCAGACTCAGGTACCGAGGCGGCCTCTCGGGATGGTCCTCCCCGCTGCTGTTCTCGACGAAGTCTTTAG CTCTCCCGACGTggctcatcgtcatcatcgtcattgtggCTATTGCGGTCACTGTTGTGGTCCTCGTCGCCGGCGTCTACAGCCGGAG GAAGATCAAAGTGATTGCCCAGGATGCGCAGCGGCAGATCATCCTTCCCGAAGGTCTCGGCGACAGCAGCGCCTTCCAAGACCCGAGACGCCAG GATGACGATATCCGAAGTCGAAATTCATTCACCACGGCCGTGATGAACAATCATGATTCCATCTATGACAACGTTCAGTACAGTGAGCCGTTGTCAGCCCACGT GATGTGCCTCGACAAGGAATACTTCCAGACACCTTTCTCTGGAGGTCGAGGTCTTGCCCAAAGCAACGTCGATAATGAAACCCCTCCTCTGATTTCTCAGCCTGGTGACGTCATGCCGGTGTTCCCCAGTGATGTCACTGGAGATAAAACTGGGAATGGTGAAAAGGGTTACGGAATCTTTTCAGAACCTGATTCAGGCACTGTTGGTATATCTGATTCCTCTATTACCTCCTGGGAAGCTAAGTCATCGCCGGGATATTCAGTCATCCTGTCTCAAAACTCTGAATTACACAGCAATAAGGCGGTCATTCCGTCTACCTCAATGAATGAAGTCAGAACCCCTTATTCAAGGGTTTACAGTTGTCCAGAAGAATTCGCGAATGTGAAGGCAGGCGAGAAATCTCTGGCAGGTCACGTAGCTTCTCCTTCAGCAGATTGTGGAATGCAAACCTCTAATAATCTGACACAGAATGGAGGAAGGCAAGTACAAAGAACACCTTCTACAGGATATACGGCTTTTCCACTAGAGGGCTCTGGAACTGATACCTCCAAAAATATAAGGGAGAATGTGGACAGGCATATACAAGAGACATCTGCAGCTCAGCCATCACCAGGATATGTAGCCATCCTGCCCCAGTTTTCTATCTTAAACAATGGCACGTCATCTACTCCATCAACCCCAACAAATGAAGTCATAGCTCCTTACTCAAGTGTTTACAGAAATCCAGAAGAATTCAAGAATATGGAGGGACACGAGAAATCTCTTCCAGGTTGTGCAGTTTCTCCGTCAACACGAGTAAACAAGGATACACAGGGATTAGTTTCTACAGGATTTGGAATGCAAACTTCTTGTGAATTGATAAAGAACGAGGGCGGGAATAAACATGACACATATTCGAAAGGTTATGTCCCTTTTCCACCAAACATTTTTGGAACGAAAACCTCCAACAAATTGAAAGAAGACGTGGGACAGAAAGTACAACGAATATCTTCTCCAGGCCAAGTAGCTTCTCCGCCAGCAGGCTTTGACAAACAAACCTTCCCTACGGATATACGTCACTACGATGCAGGTGCAGAGTCCAAGGCACAGAAAGAGCCAGTCACAAAAAAAGCGGAATCTGATGCGGAGACTACAGGGTACGTGATGATGGACTTCCCGTTTGCATCGAAAGACACACAGGACAACAAATACCAGAGTGGTGCCAACTCAGAGTCTCCGTCGAGTAACAAGGACAAGTTTGATGAAGCATCAGGCCCCCATCATTATGTATCAAGGATTGACGACAGATCAAAAATATCATCTGAAGAGAAAACCAAAACTTCAGGCGAAACTCCTTCAGTGGGATACGTGGCAATAGATTTTCCATTCACAAGATTTAGAAACGGACAAAATTCACTAAACCAAATACCAGATGATAACGGACACGTGGAGGGAACAGATGCAAGTGAGCCAGAAAAGGAAATTTCCCCTTGCTACCCATATGACACGAGTGACGCGTGTCCGCCTATTCCTGAAGACGAAATAAACGCCCTCTGCCACAAgatgtcgccgccgccgcccgacATCCCCGTGAACGTACCTCAGATGACAGTGCATCACGCGTCGACAGTAGTCACTGAACCTAACAGCTCCTTACCTACAGACGAGAACGTAGGCTCAGCAGCGTCCTCTGGGTACGTAAGATTGGATCACATATATTCTGGGAAGAATAGAGAGTTCTAA
- the LOC125036307 gene encoding uncharacterized protein LOC125036307 isoform X1, with translation MESFCLSNVRKVGVLLLLVSHVTSQDPWRPVSVLRSDSGQGRSDSEDTVTENLSCVSVNLESLMCRWEIPKIPVSNYTMYLYNWLHFWDVKQSCTCYEEWCNSCPGVCCHWKAPAYDFTAPELMIELSIASSARNETFNQSVIVLPGPAENLRINTTESYQELEVRWDTPKFLLNFKPGLFYSVDYRPKNASVFGSFDWMSVAGHYNDKRATVRLTSLHGWVDYEVRVRLRSGARPPPDADDDDDDDPWWRSVVSEAVTSQGAPEVAPAVGVGTFEVESDADSGRRAVALQWRPVPPLLHNGPGLEYRVLVRDQTNKTVKKLTETGTFVKIEDLDKDSSYRMEITAENRAGVGLETVAVRIPAAPPPAPLLPAVVYHAGTRHYELRWPAKENLTYTAYVCTDGLSFLSPCSSNLYWKNLGSASAANLTLGELNMTDSVTPDEVRFALSAETFAEDSSGMAWDSCVHPQQYNTQHSAPEIITDYDSTTNSVSLRWSANCAARGGVIEEVQAIWCEGHGSCDDAGNETPMKNESDVFSGVVVLEGLREGSEYAANLRLRYRGGLSGWSSPLLFSTKSLALPTWLIVIIVIVAIAVTVVVLVAGVYSRRKIKVIAQDAQRQIILPEGLGDSSAFQDPRRQDDDIRSRNSFTTAVMNNHDSIYDNVQYSEPLSAHVMCLDKEYFQTPFSGGRGLAQSNVDNETPPLISQPGDVMPVFPSDVTGDKTGNGEKGYGIFSEPDSGTVGISDSSITSWEAKSSPGYSVILSQNSELHSNKAVIPSTSMNEVRTPYSRVYSCPEEFANVKAGEKSLAGHVASPSADCGMQTSNNLTQNGGRQVQRTPSTGYTAFPLEGSGTDTSKNIRENVDRHIQETSAAQPSPGYVAILPQFSILNNGTSSTPSTPTNEVIAPYSSVYRNPEEFKNMEGHEKSLPGCAVSPSTRVNKDTQGLVSTGFGMQTSCELIKNEGGNKHDTYSKGYVPFPPNIFGTKTSNKLKEDVGQKVQRISSPGQVASPPAGFDKQTFPTDIRHYDAGAESKAQKEPVTKKAESDAETTGYVMMDFPFASKDTQDNKYQSGANSESPSSNKDKFDEASGPHHYVSRIDDRSKISSEEKTKTSGETPSVGYVAIDFPFTRFRNGQNSLNQIPDDNGHVEGTDASEPEKEISPCYPYDTSDACPPIPEDEINALCHKMSPPPPDIPVNVPQMTVHHASTVVTEPNSSLPTDENVGSAASSGYVRLDHIYSGKNREF, from the exons ATGGAGTCCTTCTGCCTCAGTAATGTCCGGAAAGTCGGAGTCCTGCTCCTGCTGGTCTCGCACGTCACCTCGCAAGACCCATGGCGTCCTGTGTCAGTCCTGCGAAGTGACTCCGGTCAGGGAAGAAGTGACTCTGAAG ACACTGTCACAGAGAACCTGTCATGTGTATCAGTGAATCTTGAAAGCTTAATGTGTAGGTGGGAGATACCAAAGATTCCTGTCTCTAATTACACCATGTATCTATACAACTGGCTACATTTCTGGGATGTAAAACA AAGCTGCACGTGCTACGAGGAGTGGTGTAACTCTTGCCCCGGGGTGTGCTGTCACTGGAAAGCTCCAGCTTATGACTTCACTGCTCCTGAGCTTATGATTGAACTTTCAATCGCCAGCAGCGCCCGGAACGAAACGTTCAACCAGTCTGTAATCG TTCTCCCTGGTCCCGCCGAGAATCTAAGAATAAACACGACAGAGTCATACCAGGAGCTCGAAGTCAGATGGGATACGCCAAAATTCCTCCTCAATTTCAAGCCCGGGCTTTTCTATAGCGTGGACTACAGGCCTAAAAATGCCAGCGTTTTCGGGTCCTTTGACTGGATG AGTGTGGCGGGGCATTATAACGACAAAAGGGCGACGGTGAGGCTGACGTCGCTGCACGGCTGGGTGGACTACGAGGTGCGCGTGAGACTCCGCTCGGGGGCACGACCGCCGCCCGACgccgacgacgatgacgacgacgacccATGGTGGAGATCTGTGGTTTCCGAGGCCGTCACGTCGCAAGGAG CGCCCGAGGTTGCCCCAGCCGTGGGCGTGGGGACCTTCGAGGTTGAGAGCGACGCCGACTCCGGGCGGCGGGCGGTCGCGCTGCAGTGGCGCCCCGTGCCCCCGCTGCTGCACAATGGACCCGGCCTGGAGTACCGCGTCCTGGTCAGGGACCAAAC AAACAAGACGGTGAAAAAACTCACAGAAACCGGAACATTTGTCAAAATTGAAGACCTCGACAAAGATTCAAGTTACAG AATGGAAATCACCGCCGAGAACCGCGCCGGCGTCGGCCTCGAGACGGTGGCGGTGCGCATTCCCGCCGCCCCGCCTCCCGCCCCGCTCCTGCCGGCAGTCGTCTACCACGCAGGGACTCGCCACTACGAACTCAG GTGGCCGGCGAAGGAGAACCTCACCTACACGGCCTACGTCTGCACGGACGGCCtgtccttcctctcgccctgctCG AGCAACTTGTACTGGAAGAACTTGGGCTCAGCATCAGCGGCGAACCTCACTTTGGGGGAACTGAACATGACTGACTCCGTGACTCCTGACGAGGTTCGCTTCGCGCTGTCAGCAGAGACCTTCGCCGAGGACTCCAGCGGCATGGCCTGGGACAGCTGCGTTCATCCCCAGCAGTATAACACGCAACATTCTGCGCCCGAAATCATCACGGACTA CGACAGCACGACGAACAGCGTGAGTCTGCGCTGGAGTGCGAACTGCGCTGCTCGAGGGGGGGTGATCGAGGAGGTGCAGGCGATCTGGTGCGAAGGCCACGGCAGCTGCGATGACGCTGGCAACG AAACCCCCATGAAGAACGAGAGCGACGTGTTTTCGGGCGTCGTGGTGCTGGAGGGCCTTCGCGAGGGCTCGGAGTACGCGGCGAACCTCAGACTCAGGTACCGAGGCGGCCTCTCGGGATGGTCCTCCCCGCTGCTGTTCTCGACGAAGTCTTTAG CTCTCCCGACGTggctcatcgtcatcatcgtcattgtggCTATTGCGGTCACTGTTGTGGTCCTCGTCGCCGGCGTCTACAGCCGGAG GAAGATCAAAGTGATTGCCCAGGATGCGCAGCGGCAGATCATCCTTCCCGAAGGTCTCGGCGACAGCAGCGCCTTCCAAGACCCGAGACGCCAG GATGACGATATCCGAAGTCGAAATTCATTCACCACGGCCGTGATGAACAATCATGATTCCATCTATGACAACGTTCAGTACAGTGAGCCGTTGTCAGCCCACGT GATGTGCCTCGACAAGGAATACTTCCAGACACCTTTCTCTGGAGGTCGAGGTCTTGCCCAAAGCAACGTCGATAATGAAACCCCTCCTCTGATTTCTCAGCCTGGTGACGTCATGCCGGTGTTCCCCAGTGATGTCACTGGAGATAAAACTGGGAATGGTGAAAAGGGTTACGGAATCTTTTCAGAACCTGATTCAGGCACTGTTGGTATATCTGATTCCTCTATTACCTCCTGGGAAGCTAAGTCATCGCCGGGATATTCAGTCATCCTGTCTCAAAACTCTGAATTACACAGCAATAAGGCGGTCATTCCGTCTACCTCAATGAATGAAGTCAGAACCCCTTATTCAAGGGTTTACAGTTGTCCAGAAGAATTCGCGAATGTGAAGGCAGGCGAGAAATCTCTGGCAGGTCACGTAGCTTCTCCTTCAGCAGATTGTGGAATGCAAACCTCTAATAATCTGACACAGAATGGAGGAAGGCAAGTACAAAGAACACCTTCTACAGGATATACGGCTTTTCCACTAGAGGGCTCTGGAACTGATACCTCCAAAAATATAAGGGAGAATGTGGACAGGCATATACAAGAGACATCTGCAGCTCAGCCATCACCAGGATATGTAGCCATCCTGCCCCAGTTTTCTATCTTAAACAATGGCACGTCATCTACTCCATCAACCCCAACAAATGAAGTCATAGCTCCTTACTCAAGTGTTTACAGAAATCCAGAAGAATTCAAGAATATGGAGGGACACGAGAAATCTCTTCCAGGTTGTGCAGTTTCTCCGTCAACACGAGTAAACAAGGATACACAGGGATTAGTTTCTACAGGATTTGGAATGCAAACTTCTTGTGAATTGATAAAGAACGAGGGCGGGAATAAACATGACACATATTCGAAAGGTTATGTCCCTTTTCCACCAAACATTTTTGGAACGAAAACCTCCAACAAATTGAAAGAAGACGTGGGACAGAAAGTACAACGAATATCTTCTCCAGGCCAAGTAGCTTCTCCGCCAGCAGGCTTTGACAAACAAACCTTCCCTACGGATATACGTCACTACGATGCAGGTGCAGAGTCCAAGGCACAGAAAGAGCCAGTCACAAAAAAAGCGGAATCTGATGCGGAGACTACAGGGTACGTGATGATGGACTTCCCGTTTGCATCGAAAGACACACAGGACAACAAATACCAGAGTGGTGCCAACTCAGAGTCTCCGTCGAGTAACAAGGACAAGTTTGATGAAGCATCAGGCCCCCATCATTATGTATCAAGGATTGACGACAGATCAAAAATATCATCTGAAGAGAAAACCAAAACTTCAGGCGAAACTCCTTCAGTGGGATACGTGGCAATAGATTTTCCATTCACAAGATTTAGAAACGGACAAAATTCACTAAACCAAATACCAGATGATAACGGACACGTGGAGGGAACAGATGCAAGTGAGCCAGAAAAGGAAATTTCCCCTTGCTACCCATATGACACGAGTGACGCGTGTCCGCCTATTCCTGAAGACGAAATAAACGCCCTCTGCCACAAgatgtcgccgccgccgcccgacATCCCCGTGAACGTACCTCAGATGACAGTGCATCACGCGTCGACAGTAGTCACTGAACCTAACAGCTCCTTACCTACAGACGAGAACGTAGGCTCAGCAGCGTCCTCTGGGTACGTAAGATTGGATCACATATATTCTGGGAAGAATAGAGAGTTCTAA